The Streptomyces camelliae genome window below encodes:
- a CDS encoding cytochrome P450, whose translation MTELTDMTTPGTPAEPVAFPQDRTCPYHPPTGYESLRDGRALSRVTLYDGREVWAVTGHAAARALLSDPRLSSDRRHPDFPVPTERFQGVRDRRVALLGLDDPEHNQQRRMMIPEFTVRRATELRPWIQRVVDELLDRMTAQGPPAELVSAFALPVPSTVICGLLGVPYADHEFFEEQSRTLLRGPTAADSMAARERLEEYLGGLIDEKDRATEPGEGILDDLVRHQLRDGALDRAEVVSLALILLVAGHETTANMISLGTFTLLQHPDRLAELRADPALLPAAVEELMRMLSIAEGLMRVALEDIEIAGATIRAGEGVVFSTSVINRDPGQYADPDTLDFHRSTRHHVAFGFGIHQCLGQNLARAELEIALGSLLSRLPGLRLAVPAEEIPFKRGDTIQGMLELPVTW comes from the coding sequence ATGACGGAACTGACGGACATGACCACCCCGGGGACTCCGGCCGAACCCGTCGCCTTCCCGCAGGACCGCACCTGCCCCTACCACCCGCCCACCGGATACGAGTCACTGCGCGACGGGCGAGCCCTGTCCCGCGTCACCCTCTACGACGGCCGCGAGGTCTGGGCGGTCACCGGACACGCCGCCGCCCGGGCCCTGCTCTCCGACCCCCGGCTGTCCTCCGACCGCCGCCACCCCGACTTTCCCGTGCCCACCGAGCGCTTCCAGGGCGTCCGGGACCGCCGGGTGGCCCTGCTCGGGCTGGACGACCCCGAACACAACCAGCAGCGGCGGATGATGATCCCGGAGTTCACCGTCCGGCGCGCCACCGAGCTGCGGCCCTGGATCCAGCGGGTCGTGGACGAGCTGCTGGACCGGATGACCGCCCAGGGACCGCCGGCCGAACTGGTCTCCGCCTTCGCGCTGCCCGTGCCGTCGACGGTGATCTGCGGCCTGCTCGGCGTGCCGTACGCCGACCACGAGTTCTTCGAGGAGCAGTCCCGCACCCTGCTGCGCGGCCCGACGGCGGCCGACAGCATGGCCGCCCGTGAGCGCCTGGAGGAGTACCTCGGCGGGCTGATCGACGAGAAGGACAGGGCGACCGAGCCCGGCGAGGGCATCCTCGACGACCTCGTCCGCCATCAGCTGCGCGACGGCGCCCTGGACCGTGCCGAAGTCGTGTCGCTGGCCCTGATCCTGCTGGTCGCGGGTCACGAGACCACCGCCAACATGATCTCCCTGGGCACCTTCACCCTGCTCCAGCACCCCGACCGGCTGGCCGAGCTGCGCGCCGACCCGGCCCTGCTGCCCGCCGCCGTGGAGGAGCTGATGCGGATGCTCTCCATCGCGGAGGGGCTGATGCGGGTGGCGCTGGAGGACATCGAGATCGCCGGCGCCACGATCCGGGCCGGGGAGGGCGTGGTCTTCTCGACCTCGGTCATCAACCGGGACCCGGGGCAGTACGCGGACCCCGACACCCTGGACTTCCACCGCTCCACCCGCCACCACGTGGCGTTCGGCTTCGGCATCCACCAGTGTCTGGGCCAGAACCTGGCCCGCGCGGAGCTGGAGATCGCCCTCGGCAGTCTGCTGTCCCGGCTGCCCGGCCTGCGCCTCGCCGTCCCGGCCGAGGAGATCCCCTTCAAACGCGGCGACACGATCCAGGGGATGCTGGAACTCCCCGTGACCTGGTAA
- a CDS encoding nuclear transport factor 2 family protein, whose product MAAIPTTRTVVQELLSRIGAGDARRIAELYADGCDWRLDWPEEEHGRADTPWIRHRSTRADAAGHFRELAAHHVPEKADTSVERILVEGEDAVVLGVIRQTAAPTGRAYTARFALHLTVRDGLVVRHHVYEDSLAVARAFAPDASRTLES is encoded by the coding sequence ATGGCCGCCATCCCCACGACCCGCACCGTCGTACAGGAACTGCTCAGCCGGATCGGCGCCGGCGACGCGCGTCGGATCGCCGAGCTGTACGCGGACGGCTGCGACTGGCGGCTGGACTGGCCGGAGGAGGAGCACGGCCGCGCCGACACCCCGTGGATCCGGCACCGCTCCACCCGTGCCGACGCCGCCGGCCACTTCCGGGAACTGGCCGCCCACCATGTGCCGGAGAAGGCGGACACGAGCGTCGAGCGGATCCTCGTCGAGGGTGAGGACGCGGTGGTCCTCGGTGTCATCCGGCAGACGGCGGCACCCACAGGCCGCGCGTACACGGCCCGGTTCGCCCTGCACCTCACCGTCCGGGACGGCCTCGTCGTACGGCACCACGTGTACGAGGACAGCCTCGCCGTGGCCCGCGCCTTCGCGCCGGACGCAAGCCGTACCCTGGAGTCATGA
- a CDS encoding nitroreductase family deazaflavin-dependent oxidoreductase, whose protein sequence is MPLEGEYEPSPTQWVREQVELYESSGGTKGTTLMDTGLPVIVLTTRGAKSGKIRKTPLMRVEHDGTYAVVASQGGAPKHPVWYFNITSDPHVELQDGPAKQDLRAREVTGEEKALWWERAVAAYPPYADYQKKTSREIPVFVLEPFDGS, encoded by the coding sequence ATGCCTCTTGAGGGTGAGTACGAACCCAGCCCGACGCAGTGGGTGCGCGAGCAGGTCGAGTTGTACGAGAGCTCCGGCGGGACGAAGGGGACGACGCTCATGGACACCGGGCTGCCGGTGATCGTCCTGACGACGCGGGGCGCGAAGAGCGGGAAGATCCGCAAGACACCGCTGATGCGGGTGGAGCACGACGGAACGTACGCGGTGGTCGCCTCGCAGGGCGGCGCGCCCAAGCACCCGGTGTGGTACTTCAACATCACCTCCGATCCGCACGTCGAGCTCCAGGACGGGCCGGCCAAGCAGGACCTGCGGGCCCGTGAGGTCACCGGCGAGGAGAAGGCGCTGTGGTGGGAGCGGGCCGTGGCCGCGTACCCGCCGTACGCCGACTACCAGAAGAAGACCTCGCGGGAGATCCCGGTGTTCGTGCTGGAGCCCTTCGACGGGAGCTGA
- a CDS encoding DUF4235 domain-containing protein yields the protein MAKKKKKKLPFVYQPIGFVLGWVSGAVAGLAFRQTWKALRHEEDAPDALDPDRGWGEILLAAAVQGAIFAVVRSAVDRAGAKAIARSTGVWPVASEEGGPG from the coding sequence ATGGCCAAGAAAAAGAAGAAGAAGCTCCCCTTCGTCTACCAGCCGATCGGTTTCGTGCTCGGCTGGGTGAGCGGCGCGGTGGCCGGGCTCGCCTTCCGGCAGACCTGGAAGGCGCTCCGGCACGAGGAGGACGCGCCCGACGCGCTGGACCCGGACCGCGGCTGGGGCGAGATCCTGCTGGCCGCGGCGGTGCAGGGGGCGATCTTCGCCGTGGTGCGCAGCGCGGTGGATCGTGCGGGAGCGAAGGCTATTGCGCGGTCCACCGGTGTTTGGCCTGTGGCCTCGGAGGAGGGTGGGCCGGGTTGA
- a CDS encoding pyridoxamine 5'-phosphate oxidase family protein, with amino-acid sequence MTPPPARTLAERKKDTLHRLENDVDVWVATAGPDGGAPFLVPLSFVWDGATLLIATPAESPTGRNLATTGRARLGLGPTRDVVMIDATVQMVPPEDLPEEDAEVFAGKTGFDPRLLATRYLYFKVLPQRVQAWREANELRGRELMSEGKWLSAP; translated from the coding sequence ATGACCCCACCGCCCGCCCGCACCCTGGCAGAGCGCAAGAAGGACACCCTCCACCGGCTGGAGAACGACGTCGACGTCTGGGTCGCCACGGCCGGCCCCGACGGCGGTGCTCCCTTTCTCGTACCGCTGTCCTTCGTGTGGGACGGCGCCACCCTGCTGATCGCCACCCCGGCCGAGAGCCCCACCGGCCGCAACCTCGCGACCACGGGCCGCGCCCGCCTGGGCCTCGGCCCCACCCGGGACGTCGTCATGATCGACGCCACGGTCCAGATGGTTCCCCCGGAAGACCTCCCCGAGGAGGACGCCGAGGTCTTCGCAGGCAAGACCGGCTTCGACCCCCGCCTTCTGGCCACCCGTTACCTGTACTTCAAGGTCCTCCCACAGCGCGTCCAGGCCTGGCGCGAGGCGAACGAACTGAGGGGCCGGGAGCTGATGAGCGAGGGGAAGTGGCTCAGCGCCCCGTAA
- a CDS encoding TetR/AcrR family transcriptional regulator → MSERVVPAAGRQRRRPTKQGVVLSEELIVATALRLIEEHGADALSVRRLGRALGADPSSLYRYFRHTDDLMLAIADELIGHTMRTWRPTGDWQADLRDLGLRMHAGALAHPRAAVLSAHRVTGRAHEIHAVETILGVLRRAGFPDAEAARLYHAFVDQALAFGALDSAGTALPRAAREAEAEVWRTTYGRLPAATHPHIAATSRHLVATMRASSYPAALDLLLTAARTRLDQYRAQGAG, encoded by the coding sequence ATGAGCGAACGCGTCGTACCGGCCGCCGGCCGGCAGCGCCGACGCCCCACCAAACAGGGCGTCGTCCTGTCCGAGGAGCTGATCGTCGCCACCGCGCTGCGGCTGATCGAGGAGCACGGCGCCGACGCCCTGTCCGTGCGCCGCCTCGGCCGGGCCCTCGGCGCCGATCCCAGCTCCCTGTACCGGTACTTCCGGCACACCGACGATCTGATGCTGGCCATCGCCGACGAGCTGATCGGCCACACCATGCGCACCTGGCGGCCCACCGGCGACTGGCAGGCCGACCTGCGCGATCTGGGCCTGCGGATGCACGCCGGCGCCCTCGCGCACCCCCGGGCGGCGGTGCTCAGCGCCCACCGGGTCACCGGCCGGGCGCACGAGATCCACGCCGTGGAGACCATCCTCGGGGTGCTGCGGCGGGCCGGGTTCCCGGATGCGGAGGCTGCGCGGCTCTACCACGCCTTCGTCGACCAGGCCCTCGCCTTCGGCGCGCTGGACTCCGCGGGCACCGCCCTGCCCCGGGCCGCGCGCGAGGCCGAGGCGGAGGTGTGGCGCACCACCTACGGCCGCCTGCCCGCCGCCACGCACCCGCACATCGCGGCCACGTCCCGCCACCTCGTCGCCACCATGCGGGCCAGTTCCTACCCGGCCGCCCTCGACCTGCTGCTGACGGCGGCACGGACACGCCTCGATCAATACCGTGCGCAAGGGGCGGGCTGA
- a CDS encoding APC family permease — protein sequence MNQTPFGVDPPAQPELRKSLSVLDGVAVAASSTAATTSIGIGLGVTAGVVGLHLPAIMLLAFLPILGIAGAYSRLNRVEPNAGNGYVWVGRSLSPWLGFLVGWVNCVASVAFLAYTTAVTGSALLQLAGEAGVHRIGSLALDPGSTAQTTALGIVVLVAVTLTAVTGVRTAARLQTGLLLFEYAVLLGFCGYGIAVGPHPFRLSWFDPFAIPSASALAQGLLLSVFCYWGFEAAFTVNEEVREPRDASRAGTITLVTMLGLFLLGSVAFQRVLSGPELAGHGAEGLAYFGDRLAQQPLAALPLVALMFSAVASLQAGVIPTARGMFAMSRDRTLGPVWSKVSSRYGTPAAGTLLIGAVSAAVALLALVIPRLADMINATVNAVGIVVSLSYALTALAAAVRFRAALREGLREGLRAVVLPALSALALLGLGGYLGWSFYRSTDHLELRADNGWFLLLMPVAMIASGFVVAAWAKWGRRSPYFRTGHGTDADAPELLPSSN from the coding sequence ATGAACCAGACCCCCTTCGGTGTGGATCCCCCCGCGCAGCCCGAGCTGCGCAAGTCCCTGAGCGTGCTGGACGGTGTCGCCGTGGCCGCGTCCAGTACGGCCGCGACCACGAGCATCGGCATCGGCCTCGGCGTGACGGCCGGGGTCGTCGGCCTGCATCTGCCGGCGATCATGCTGCTGGCGTTCCTGCCGATCCTCGGCATCGCCGGGGCCTACTCCCGGCTCAACCGGGTGGAGCCGAACGCGGGCAACGGCTATGTGTGGGTGGGCCGTTCGCTCAGCCCCTGGCTCGGTTTCCTGGTCGGCTGGGTCAACTGCGTGGCGAGCGTGGCCTTCCTCGCCTATACCACCGCGGTCACCGGTTCCGCCCTGCTGCAGCTGGCCGGGGAGGCGGGGGTGCACCGGATCGGCTCGCTCGCGCTCGACCCGGGCTCCACGGCGCAGACGACGGCCCTCGGCATCGTCGTGCTGGTCGCGGTCACCCTGACCGCCGTGACCGGGGTGCGTACGGCGGCCCGGCTGCAGACCGGGCTGCTGCTCTTCGAGTACGCCGTCCTGCTGGGCTTCTGCGGCTACGGCATCGCCGTGGGCCCGCACCCGTTCCGGCTCTCCTGGTTCGACCCCTTCGCGATCCCCTCGGCGTCCGCCCTGGCGCAGGGGCTGCTGCTGTCGGTGTTCTGCTACTGGGGTTTCGAGGCCGCGTTCACCGTCAACGAGGAGGTGCGCGAGCCGCGCGACGCCTCTCGGGCCGGGACGATCACCCTGGTGACCATGCTCGGGCTGTTCCTGCTCGGCTCGGTCGCCTTCCAACGGGTGCTGTCCGGGCCGGAGTTGGCCGGACACGGTGCTGAGGGCCTGGCGTACTTCGGGGACCGGCTGGCCCAGCAGCCGCTGGCCGCGCTGCCGTTGGTGGCGCTGATGTTCTCGGCGGTGGCCTCGCTCCAGGCCGGGGTCATCCCGACGGCCCGCGGGATGTTCGCGATGAGCCGGGACCGTACCCTCGGGCCGGTGTGGTCCAAGGTCAGCTCCCGGTACGGGACTCCGGCGGCCGGGACGCTGCTGATCGGGGCGGTGTCCGCGGCGGTGGCGTTGCTCGCGCTGGTGATCCCGCGTCTCGCCGACATGATCAACGCCACGGTGAACGCGGTCGGGATCGTCGTCTCGCTGTCGTACGCGCTGACCGCGCTCGCCGCCGCGGTGCGCTTCCGCGCCGCGCTGCGCGAGGGGCTGCGCGAGGGGCTGAGGGCGGTGGTGCTGCCCGCGCTGAGCGCTCTGGCGCTGCTGGGGCTCGGCGGGTATCTGGGGTGGTCCTTCTACCGCTCCACCGACCATCTGGAACTCCGCGCGGACAACGGCTGGTTCCTGCTGCTCATGCCGGTCGCGATGATCGCCTCCGGGTTCGTCGTGGCCGCGTGGGCGAAGTGGGGGCGCAGATCGCCGTACTTCCGCACCGGGCACGGCACCGACGCCGACGCGCCCGAGCTGCTCCCGAGCTCCAACTGA
- a CDS encoding amidohydrolase yields MHADLLFTGGPVLTPEGRTASAVAVTGDRITAVGHDEVRELAGPRTEVVDLAGRLLLPGFQDAHVHPVPAGLELSQCDLTGARTAEESVAAVRAYADAHPDRAWILGGGWSMEAFAGGTPTKELLDAAVPDRPVYLPNRDHHGAWVNSRALELAGIGRDTPDPADGRIERDASGEPGGTLQEGAMQLVGRLAPPATAADRLGALLHAQRHLHALGITAWQDALVGDFLGMDDPAEAYRTAARAGTLTARVVGALWWDRERGAEQIPELVEKRREFSHGRFRAGSVKLMLDGVAENGTAALLDPYLDTCGCATANRGKSFIDPGRLPKYVTELDALGFQCHFHALGDRAVRDALDAVEAARAANGPSDTRPHLAHLQVVHPDDVPRFARLGATANIQPLWAAHEPQMDELTIPFLGAERASWQYPFGALLRSGARLAAGSDWPVSSPDPLQGIHVAVNRVEPGGGGPVFLPGERLGLADALTAYTAGSAYVNHLDDTGRVAVGALADLVVLDRDPFAGPPEEITQTGVALTYVGGERVYAAG; encoded by the coding sequence ATGCACGCTGATCTCCTCTTCACCGGCGGTCCCGTCCTCACCCCCGAGGGCCGTACGGCGAGTGCCGTGGCCGTCACCGGTGACCGGATCACCGCCGTCGGGCACGACGAGGTGCGCGAACTCGCCGGGCCCCGCACCGAGGTGGTGGACCTCGCCGGGCGGCTGCTGCTGCCCGGCTTCCAGGACGCGCACGTCCATCCCGTGCCGGCCGGGCTGGAGCTGAGCCAGTGCGATCTGACGGGCGCGCGGACGGCAGAGGAGTCCGTGGCCGCCGTACGCGCCTATGCCGACGCCCATCCGGACCGTGCGTGGATCCTCGGCGGCGGCTGGTCGATGGAGGCGTTCGCGGGCGGTACACCGACCAAGGAGCTGCTCGACGCGGCCGTACCGGACCGGCCGGTGTATCTGCCCAACCGGGACCATCACGGCGCCTGGGTGAACAGCCGGGCGCTTGAGCTGGCGGGCATCGGCCGGGACACGCCCGACCCGGCCGACGGGCGGATCGAGCGGGACGCCTCCGGGGAGCCGGGCGGCACTCTCCAGGAGGGCGCGATGCAGCTGGTCGGCCGGCTGGCCCCGCCCGCGACCGCGGCCGACCGGCTGGGGGCGCTGCTGCACGCCCAGCGGCATCTGCACGCGCTCGGCATCACCGCGTGGCAGGACGCGCTGGTCGGGGACTTCCTCGGTATGGACGACCCGGCCGAGGCGTACCGCACGGCCGCCCGGGCAGGGACGCTCACCGCGCGGGTGGTGGGCGCGCTGTGGTGGGACCGGGAGCGTGGCGCCGAGCAGATCCCCGAACTAGTGGAGAAACGGCGGGAGTTCAGCCACGGCCGGTTCCGGGCGGGCTCGGTGAAGCTGATGCTGGACGGGGTCGCCGAGAACGGTACGGCCGCCCTGCTCGACCCCTATCTGGACACGTGCGGCTGCGCCACCGCCAACCGCGGCAAGAGCTTCATCGACCCCGGCCGACTGCCGAAGTACGTCACGGAGCTGGACGCACTCGGCTTCCAGTGCCACTTCCACGCCCTCGGCGACCGGGCCGTACGCGACGCACTGGACGCCGTCGAGGCGGCGCGCGCCGCGAACGGGCCGAGTGACACCCGGCCGCATCTCGCACACCTCCAGGTCGTACACCCGGACGACGTGCCCCGGTTCGCACGGCTCGGCGCGACCGCCAACATCCAGCCGCTGTGGGCCGCGCACGAACCGCAGATGGACGAGCTGACGATCCCCTTCCTCGGGGCCGAACGGGCTTCCTGGCAGTACCCCTTCGGGGCACTGCTGCGATCCGGGGCACGGCTCGCGGCGGGCAGCGACTGGCCGGTGAGCAGCCCCGATCCGCTCCAGGGCATCCATGTCGCGGTCAACCGGGTGGAACCGGGCGGCGGTGGACCGGTGTTCCTGCCCGGGGAACGGCTCGGCCTCGCGGACGCGCTGACGGCGTACACGGCTGGGTCGGCGTACGTGAACCATCTGGACGACACCGGCCGGGTGGCCGTCGGGGCGCTGGCCGACCTGGTGGTGCTGGACCGGGATCCGTTCGCCGGTCCGCCGGAGGAGATCACGCAGACGGGCGTGGCGCTCACCTATGTGGGCGGGGAGCGGGTGTACGCGGCCGGGTGA
- a CDS encoding GlxA family transcriptional regulator produces MPDLLPRTRRPERVVVLALDGVYPFELGIPSRILGAADGHYEVLTCSVDGLPVRSSADFTIGVEHGPEILDTADTVVVTSMPPAYIPDELPDEVAAALARIRPDARIVSICTAAFVLAQAGLLDGRKATTHWHCAEPFRRRFPQVDLDPDVLFVADGRILTSAGAAAGVDVCLHIVRTDHGSELANFVARCCVVPPFRDGGQAQYIEQPVPESGAASTAGTRLWALERLGEPLTLADLAGHARMSLRTFARRFSDEVGLSPGRWLIQQRVARARHLLESSDLPVDRIAAEVGFATGASLRQHLHAAIGVSPQAYRRTFQQAR; encoded by the coding sequence ATGCCTGATCTGCTCCCGCGCACCCGCCGCCCCGAGCGGGTCGTCGTCCTCGCGCTGGACGGCGTCTACCCCTTCGAACTGGGCATCCCCAGCCGGATCCTCGGCGCCGCCGACGGCCACTACGAGGTGCTCACCTGCTCGGTCGACGGCCTGCCCGTGCGCAGCAGCGCCGACTTCACCATCGGCGTCGAGCACGGCCCGGAGATCCTGGACACGGCGGACACGGTGGTCGTCACCTCGATGCCGCCGGCGTACATCCCCGACGAACTGCCCGACGAGGTCGCCGCGGCGCTCGCCCGCATCCGCCCGGACGCCCGGATCGTCTCCATCTGCACGGCCGCGTTCGTCCTCGCCCAGGCCGGCCTGCTCGACGGCCGCAAGGCCACCACCCACTGGCACTGTGCCGAGCCGTTCCGGCGCCGCTTCCCGCAGGTGGACCTCGACCCGGACGTGCTCTTCGTCGCCGACGGCCGCATCCTCACCTCGGCCGGAGCCGCCGCCGGCGTCGACGTCTGCCTGCACATCGTGCGCACCGACCACGGCAGCGAGCTGGCCAACTTCGTCGCCCGCTGCTGTGTCGTCCCGCCGTTCCGGGACGGCGGCCAGGCCCAGTACATCGAGCAGCCCGTCCCGGAGAGCGGCGCGGCGAGCACGGCCGGGACCCGGCTGTGGGCCCTGGAGCGCCTGGGCGAGCCGCTCACCCTGGCCGACCTCGCCGGCCACGCCCGGATGAGCCTGCGCACCTTCGCCCGCCGCTTCAGTGACGAGGTCGGCCTCAGCCCCGGCCGCTGGCTGATCCAGCAGCGCGTCGCCCGGGCCCGGCATCTGCTGGAGTCCAGCGACCTTCCGGTGGACCGGATCGCCGCCGAGGTCGGCTTCGCCACCGGCGCCTCGCTGCGCCAGCACCTCCACGCGGCCATCGGGGTGTCCCCGCAGGCCTACCGCAGAACGTTCCAGCAGGCCCGCTGA
- a CDS encoding NADP-dependent oxidoreductase yields the protein MNDVNTMRAISQDVLGGPEVLKEVRVERPKPGPNQVLVRVRAAGVNPTDWKHRALGVFLGEPPFVLGWDVSGEVAETGIGVAAFRPGDEVFGMLPYPYGAGSHAEYVIAPVRALTHKPASLDHTQAGALPLVSLTAWQALTEHADVRPGQRVLIHAAAGGVGHVAVQIAKARGAYVIGTASAGKHGFLREIGVDEPVDYRTTDVTEAVRDVDVVLDTLGGDTSVQSLKVLRPGGVVVSILPVGSSEFPDEAERRGVRAVRMLVDADRAGMEAIAGLAESGKLTAAIAGTFPLADAAKAHALGETGRTAGKLVLLVD from the coding sequence ATGAACGATGTGAACACGATGCGAGCCATCAGCCAGGACGTCCTCGGCGGTCCCGAGGTGCTGAAGGAAGTACGGGTGGAGCGGCCGAAGCCGGGGCCGAACCAGGTGCTGGTCCGGGTGCGGGCCGCCGGGGTCAACCCCACGGACTGGAAGCACCGGGCCCTGGGGGTCTTCCTGGGCGAGCCGCCGTTCGTCCTCGGCTGGGACGTCTCCGGGGAGGTCGCCGAGACCGGGATCGGCGTGGCCGCCTTCCGGCCCGGCGACGAGGTCTTCGGCATGCTGCCCTACCCGTACGGGGCCGGCTCGCACGCGGAGTACGTGATCGCCCCGGTGCGTGCCCTCACGCACAAGCCGGCCTCCCTCGACCACACCCAGGCGGGCGCACTGCCGCTGGTGTCGCTGACCGCCTGGCAGGCGCTGACCGAGCACGCGGACGTCCGGCCGGGGCAGCGGGTGCTGATCCATGCGGCGGCGGGCGGGGTCGGGCATGTGGCCGTGCAGATCGCCAAGGCGCGTGGCGCGTATGTGATCGGCACGGCGAGCGCGGGCAAGCACGGCTTCCTGCGCGAGATCGGCGTGGACGAGCCGGTCGACTACCGGACGACCGACGTCACCGAGGCGGTGCGGGACGTGGACGTCGTCCTGGACACGCTCGGCGGGGACACGTCCGTACAGTCGTTGAAGGTGCTGCGGCCCGGCGGGGTCGTCGTGTCGATCCTGCCCGTCGGCTCCTCGGAGTTCCCCGACGAGGCCGAGCGGCGCGGGGTACGGGCCGTGCGCATGCTGGTGGACGCCGACCGGGCCGGCATGGAGGCGATCGCGGGGCTGGCGGAGTCGGGAAAGCTGACGGCGGCGATCGCCGGGACGTTTCCGCTGGCCGACGCGGCGAAGGCGCACGCGCTGGGCGAGACCGGCCGGACGGCGGGGAAGCTGGTGCTGCTGGTCGACTGA
- a CDS encoding anti-sigma factor antagonist (This anti-anti-sigma factor, or anti-sigma factor antagonist, belongs to a family that includes characterized members SpoIIAA, RsbV, RsfA, and RsfB.), with amino-acid sequence MRDERAPFHRHLRVYEHRAHTVLELRGEIDLVSATEIGPLLDRFTGRPGARVVIDLRPVEFFDCSGLRLLQRARVRVQDGGGRVFLVCTHPLTLRVLKVTGLSRLLPAHPSLDAALARSEAASGSL; translated from the coding sequence GTGCGGGACGAGCGTGCACCCTTCCACCGCCATCTGCGCGTCTACGAACACCGGGCGCACACGGTGCTGGAGCTGCGCGGCGAGATCGACCTGGTCTCGGCCACGGAGATCGGCCCGCTGCTCGACCGGTTCACCGGCCGGCCCGGCGCCCGGGTGGTGATCGACCTGCGCCCGGTGGAGTTCTTCGACTGCTCGGGGCTGCGGCTGCTGCAGCGGGCCCGCGTCCGGGTGCAGGACGGCGGCGGACGGGTGTTCCTGGTGTGCACGCATCCGCTGACCCTGCGCGTCCTGAAGGTCACCGGGCTGTCCCGGCTGCTGCCCGCCCACCCCAGTCTGGACGCGGCCCTGGCCCGCTCCGAGGCCGCGTCCGGCTCGCTGTAG
- a CDS encoding ribose-phosphate diphosphokinase yields MRDIAVFSGSAHPELAQEVCAHLGVPLSPTRVSRFANDCLEVQLQANCRERDVFLLQPLVRPVQEHLVELLLMCDAARGASAARITVVMPHYSYARSDKKDAPRISLGGRLVADLLVAAGARRVLAMTLHAPQVHGFFSVPVDHLHALRELAAHFRQYDLTRTTVVSPDLGNAKQAAAFARLIGAQVAAGAKQRYADDRVTISSVIGDVAGRDVIVLDDEIAKGSTVLELLDRLRESSPRSIRVACTHGVFAAGAVKRLSEQPDVLEIVCTNTVPVPADEHTDKLRVLSIAPALAEAVRRIHDGESVSALFEQS; encoded by the coding sequence GTGCGAGACATCGCCGTCTTCAGCGGCAGTGCCCATCCCGAACTGGCCCAGGAGGTCTGCGCCCACCTCGGCGTGCCGCTGAGCCCGACCCGGGTCAGCCGGTTCGCCAACGACTGCCTGGAGGTGCAGCTTCAGGCCAACTGCCGGGAACGGGACGTGTTCCTGCTCCAGCCACTGGTCCGGCCGGTGCAGGAACACCTGGTGGAGCTGCTGCTGATGTGCGACGCCGCCCGGGGTGCCTCGGCGGCCCGGATCACGGTCGTGATGCCGCACTACTCCTACGCCCGCTCGGACAAGAAGGACGCGCCGCGCATCTCCCTCGGCGGGCGCCTGGTCGCCGATCTGCTGGTGGCGGCCGGCGCCCGCCGGGTCCTCGCGATGACCCTGCACGCCCCGCAGGTGCACGGCTTCTTCTCGGTGCCGGTGGACCATCTGCACGCGCTGCGCGAACTGGCCGCGCACTTCCGGCAGTACGACCTGACGCGCACCACGGTGGTCTCGCCCGACCTCGGCAACGCCAAGCAGGCCGCCGCCTTCGCCCGGCTGATCGGGGCCCAGGTGGCGGCCGGCGCCAAACAGCGGTACGCGGACGACCGGGTGACCATCAGCTCCGTCATCGGCGACGTCGCCGGCCGGGACGTCATCGTGCTGGACGACGAGATCGCCAAGGGCAGCACGGTGCTCGAACTCCTCGACAGACTCCGGGAGTCGTCGCCCCGCTCGATCCGGGTGGCGTGCACGCACGGTGTGTTCGCGGCCGGTGCCGTCAAGCGGCTGAGCGAGCAGCCGGACGTGCTGGAGATCGTCTGCACCAACACCGTGCCGGTGCCGGCGGACGAACACACGGACAAACTCCGGGTGCTGTCCATCGCCCCCGCCCTGGCCGAAGCGGTACGGCGCATTCACGACGGCGAGTCGGTGAGCGCCCTGTTCGAGCAGTCGTAG